The Candidatus Accumulibacter similis genome has a segment encoding these proteins:
- the cas1c gene encoding type I-C CRISPR-associated endonuclease Cas1 codes for MQLLNTLYVTQSASYLRLENDTLCVEIEHRVRLRVPLHHLASVVCFGHVSLSAPLMHRLADEGIALVLLDDHGRFKARLEGATSGNVLLRQAHHRRVDDAVFTLETARTCVAGKIKNARQVLLRGAREAKSTTDAAALARGADDLAAALRGLPQAADLEALRGFEGVAARQYFAVLNLIVRSDLRAHFPLDCRTRRPPRDRFNALLSFVYAMWMNDCRSAVEAAGLDPQIGFLHAVRPGRAALALDLQEEFRPLADRLVLTLINRGQVNPEAFVFREGGAVMLQDDARKAVVVAFQERKQETMTHPLLAQPIPLGVIPLVQARLLARAIRGESDGYMPFVMR; via the coding sequence GTGCAACTGCTGAACACGCTTTACGTCACCCAGTCGGCAAGCTACCTGCGGCTGGAGAACGATACCCTGTGTGTCGAGATCGAACACCGGGTGCGCCTGCGGGTACCACTGCACCATCTGGCCAGCGTCGTGTGCTTCGGGCATGTCAGTCTGTCGGCGCCTCTGATGCATCGCCTGGCCGACGAGGGCATTGCGCTGGTTCTTCTCGATGACCACGGGCGTTTCAAGGCCCGGCTCGAAGGCGCGACGTCGGGCAATGTTCTATTGCGGCAGGCCCATCACCGCCGCGTCGATGACGCAGTGTTTACCCTCGAGACCGCCCGCACCTGCGTCGCGGGCAAGATCAAGAACGCGCGGCAGGTACTCCTGCGCGGTGCTCGCGAAGCCAAGTCAACTACGGATGCAGCTGCCCTGGCACGGGGCGCGGATGATCTCGCCGCCGCCCTTCGCGGATTGCCGCAGGCGGCTGATCTCGAGGCCCTGCGTGGCTTTGAAGGCGTGGCTGCCCGCCAGTACTTCGCCGTACTGAACCTCATCGTGCGGTCGGACTTGCGCGCCCATTTCCCCTTGGACTGCCGCACCCGCCGGCCGCCGCGCGACCGGTTCAACGCCCTGCTGTCATTCGTCTACGCGATGTGGATGAACGACTGCCGATCCGCCGTCGAGGCCGCCGGACTGGATCCGCAGATTGGCTTCCTCCATGCGGTGCGCCCAGGACGCGCCGCGCTGGCACTTGATCTGCAGGAAGAATTCCGACCGCTGGCAGATCGCTTGGTACTGACCCTCATCAATCGCGGCCAGGTCAATCCGGAAGCTTTCGTCTTTCGCGAAGGCGGTGCGGTCATGCTTCAAGATGATGCCCGCAAGGCGGTGGTGGTCGCGTTTCAGGAGCGAAAACAGGAAACCATGACGCACCCACTGCTGGCACAGCCGATTCCGCTGGGCGTGATTCCACTCGTGCAGGCTCGCTTGCTCGCGCGCGCCATTCGGGGTGAATCAGACGGCTACATGCCGTTCGTGATGCGCTGA
- the cas2 gene encoding CRISPR-associated endonuclease Cas2: protein MLVIVCYDVNTETSQGRRRLRRVAKICESTGQRVQKSVFECQVNLMQLDELERRLLREIDANDDCLRLYRMADTRGCEVRDYGRFKATDFVGPLVV, encoded by the coding sequence ATGCTCGTCATCGTCTGTTACGACGTCAACACCGAAACCTCCCAGGGCCGCCGCCGCCTCCGGCGAGTTGCAAAGATCTGTGAGAGCACAGGGCAACGTGTCCAGAAATCGGTGTTTGAATGCCAAGTCAATCTGATGCAGCTCGATGAACTCGAGCGTCGCCTGCTACGCGAGATCGACGCGAACGACGATTGCTTGCGCCTCTATCGAATGGCTGACACGCGAGGATGCGAAGTGCGCGACTATGGCCGATTCAAGGCCACCGATTTTGTCGGACCACTGGTAGTATGA
- a CDS encoding Fic family protein, translating to MLRSDTIQITPEILSLIARIDEFKGAWRALGVLAPERLSALRRVATIESIGSSTRIEGSKLSDREVERLLSNLAIQSFDTRDEQEVAGYAELMDLVFSSWQDIPFNENHIKQLHHILLRHSERDARHRGQYKTNSNSVAAFDENGTQIGIVFDTARPFDTPRLMAELASWVNDERERGHLHPLLIIAIFVVVFLEIHPFQDGNGRLSRVLTTLLLLQAGYAHVPYSSLESVIELNKEAYYLALCQTEGTIRTEAPNWQPWLVFFLRSLAEQVRRLEKKVERERIVLAALPELSLQIVEFAREHGRVTMMDAIKLTGASRNTLKQHFRDLTGRNHLEQHGSGRGVWYGLK from the coding sequence ATGCTACGTTCAGACACCATCCAGATCACACCCGAGATCCTGAGCCTGATTGCCCGGATCGACGAATTCAAAGGCGCATGGCGGGCCTTGGGAGTCTTGGCGCCTGAGCGCCTTTCGGCGCTGCGGCGGGTGGCGACCATAGAAAGCATCGGTTCGTCCACCCGCATCGAGGGCAGCAAGCTGAGTGACCGAGAGGTCGAGCGCCTGCTCTCCAATCTGGCCATCCAGTCCTTTGACACCCGCGACGAGCAGGAAGTGGCCGGTTACGCTGAACTCATGGATCTGGTGTTCAGCTCGTGGCAGGACATCCCCTTCAACGAGAACCACATCAAGCAACTGCACCACATCCTGCTGCGCCACAGCGAAAGGGATGCGCGGCACCGGGGGCAGTACAAGACCAATTCGAACAGCGTCGCCGCCTTCGATGAAAACGGGACACAGATCGGCATCGTTTTCGATACCGCCAGACCGTTTGACACGCCACGGTTGATGGCCGAACTGGCGTCGTGGGTGAACGACGAACGGGAGAGGGGGCATCTGCACCCCTTGTTGATCATCGCGATCTTCGTCGTGGTGTTTCTGGAAATTCACCCTTTCCAGGATGGCAACGGACGTTTGAGCCGGGTGCTGACGACCCTGCTGCTGCTCCAGGCCGGCTACGCCCATGTGCCGTACAGTTCGCTGGAGAGTGTGATCGAGCTGAACAAGGAAGCCTATTACCTGGCCCTGTGCCAGACAGAGGGCACCATCCGCACGGAGGCCCCCAACTGGCAGCCATGGCTGGTGTTCTTCTTGCGCTCACTGGCCGAACAGGTTCGGCGCCTGGAGAAGAAGGTCGAGCGCGAAAGGATCGTCCTGGCCGCGCTGCCCGAACTGTCGCTGCAGATCGTGGAATTTGCCCGCGAACATGGGCGCGTCACGATGATGGATGCCATCAAACTGACCGGGGCCAGCCGCAACACCCTCAAGCAGCACTTCCGCGACCTGACCGGGCGCAACCATCTTGAGCAGCACGGCAGCGGACGCGGTGTCTGGTACGGGTTGAAGTGA
- a CDS encoding TetR/AcrR family transcriptional regulator, producing the protein MHPTAPHESSATAPGEASARRRRKDARPSELLAAGLELFVDRGFAATRLDDVARRAGVAKGTLYLYFPSKEALFKAVIEDGMVAALLAAEERLAAHRGPAAELLHELLLGWWQQIGSTALAGVSKLIISEARNFPEIADYYRERVISRGRALLRQALERGIDQGEFRPLHVDAAIDVIIAPLLMLAISRFSLRLCGHEVSPEDYLETHFELLLRGLRPAGDRP; encoded by the coding sequence ATGCATCCCACGGCCCCTCACGAGTCTTCGGCCACCGCGCCGGGCGAGGCTTCGGCTCGCCGCCGGCGCAAGGACGCGCGCCCCTCCGAACTCCTGGCCGCGGGACTGGAACTCTTTGTCGACAGGGGCTTCGCTGCCACCCGGCTCGACGATGTCGCACGCCGCGCCGGGGTCGCGAAGGGTACCCTCTATCTCTACTTTCCGAGCAAGGAAGCGCTGTTCAAGGCGGTGATCGAGGACGGCATGGTCGCGGCGCTGCTCGCTGCCGAGGAACGGTTGGCGGCCCATCGGGGGCCGGCCGCCGAGCTGCTGCACGAGCTGCTCCTCGGCTGGTGGCAGCAGATCGGCAGCACGGCGCTCGCCGGCGTCAGCAAGCTGATCATTTCCGAAGCGAGGAACTTCCCCGAGATCGCCGATTACTACCGCGAGCGGGTGATCAGCCGCGGCCGTGCGCTGTTGCGGCAGGCGCTCGAGCGCGGCATCGACCAGGGCGAGTTTCGTCCGCTGCACGTCGACGCGGCGATCGACGTCATCATCGCGCCGCTGCTGATGCTGGCCATCTCGCGCTTCTCGCTACGCCTGTGCGGGCACGAGGTGTCGCCCGAGGACTACCTCGAGACGCATTTCGAGTTGCTGTTGCGCGGCCTGCGGCCGGCCGGAGACCGTCCGTGA